From the genome of Streptomyces sp. NBC_01116, one region includes:
- a CDS encoding citrate synthase/methylcitrate synthase, which yields MTITPAVPRGLAGVVVTDTALGDVRGREGFYHYRQYSAIELARTRGFEDVWHLMVHGELPDRAAAADFAARTAALRSLPAEVREALPAIARAGAVSGPLAGLRTALSLLGASAGFRPVYDIGTEQRRQDALTACAAVPTILTALYRLGQGLQPVEPREDLPHAANYLYMLTGAEPEPEHARAVEQYLISTVDHGFNASTFTARVVASTGADLAACLVAAVGALSGPLHGGAPSRALDTLDAIGTPDRIDGWIREQVLSGRRIMGFGHPVYRTEDPRSRMLKSLAQDFGGPLVDFAVEVERQVEAILAELKPGRELHTNVEFYAGVVMELCGLPRAMFTPTFCAARVIGWSANILEQAEDSKIIRPAARYVGAPPPQPVPAP from the coding sequence ATGACCATCACACCCGCCGTCCCCCGCGGTCTCGCCGGCGTCGTCGTCACCGACACCGCCCTCGGCGATGTGCGCGGCCGTGAGGGCTTCTACCACTACCGCCAGTACTCGGCGATCGAGCTCGCGCGGACCCGCGGCTTCGAGGACGTCTGGCACCTGATGGTCCACGGCGAACTGCCCGACCGGGCGGCCGCCGCCGACTTCGCCGCCCGCACGGCCGCCCTGCGGAGCCTCCCCGCCGAGGTGCGCGAGGCGCTGCCCGCCATCGCCCGTGCCGGCGCCGTCTCCGGCCCCCTCGCCGGACTGCGCACCGCGCTGTCCCTGCTCGGTGCCTCGGCCGGATTCCGCCCCGTGTACGACATCGGGACCGAGCAGCGGCGCCAGGACGCGCTCACCGCCTGCGCGGCCGTCCCCACGATCCTCACCGCCCTGTACCGCCTGGGCCAGGGGCTCCAGCCGGTCGAGCCCCGCGAGGACCTGCCGCACGCCGCGAACTACCTGTACATGCTGACCGGGGCGGAGCCGGAGCCCGAGCACGCCAGGGCCGTCGAGCAGTACCTCATCTCCACCGTCGACCACGGCTTCAACGCCTCCACCTTCACCGCCCGGGTCGTCGCCTCCACCGGGGCCGACCTGGCCGCCTGCCTGGTCGCGGCGGTCGGCGCGCTCTCCGGACCGCTGCACGGCGGAGCCCCCAGCCGGGCCCTGGACACCCTGGACGCCATCGGCACCCCGGACCGCATCGACGGCTGGATCCGCGAACAGGTCCTCTCCGGCCGCCGCATCATGGGCTTCGGGCACCCCGTCTACCGCACCGAGGACCCGCGCTCCCGGATGCTCAAGTCCCTCGCGCAGGACTTCGGCGGGCCGCTCGTCGACTTCGCCGTGGAAGTGGAACGCCAGGTCGAGGCCATCCTCGCCGAGCTGAAGCCGGGCCGGGAACTGCACACCAACGTGGAGTTCTACGCCGGAGTGGTCATGGAGCTGTGCGGGCTGCCGCGCGCGATGTTCACCCCCACCTTCTGCGCGGCACGGGTGATCGGCTGGAGCGCCAATATCCTGGAGCAGGCGGAGGACTCGAAGATCATCCGCCCGGCGGCCCGCTACGTCGGCGCACCTCCGCCGCAGCCGGTCCCGGCACCCTGA
- a CDS encoding GTP-binding protein — protein MTPPRTPQIPVVVLAGFLGSGKTTLLNHLLRNREGTRIGVIVNDFGAIEIDAMTVSGQVGSTVSLGNGCLCCAVDASELDTFLETLTRPSARLDVIVIEASGLAEPQEIVRMLLASDNPRILYGGLVEVVDAAEFDGTRQRHPELDRHLAVADLVVLNKTDRVGEAERERLRATVAELSGPAAVISAVHGRIDPELLFDPALRPDHEDKVRQLTFEDLLREEADGHEAHDDHLHAAYESVDFTSDIPMDPRRFIEFLDSRPDGLYRIKGFADFGAGDRDHTYALHAVGRFLRFVPRPWARGEQRLTRLVMIGAGIDAKALLAGLTACRADVPALDDCTDAGADAAAVERGMWGVLRYVQQEADPVDVREAAAEA, from the coding sequence TTGACCCCGCCCCGTACCCCGCAGATCCCGGTCGTCGTCCTGGCGGGCTTCCTCGGCTCCGGAAAGACCACGCTCCTGAACCATCTCCTCCGCAACCGCGAGGGCACCCGGATCGGCGTGATCGTCAACGACTTCGGGGCCATCGAGATCGACGCCATGACCGTCTCGGGGCAGGTCGGCTCGACCGTCTCCCTGGGCAACGGCTGTCTGTGCTGCGCCGTCGACGCGAGCGAACTCGACACCTTCCTGGAGACCCTGACCCGGCCGTCCGCCCGGCTGGACGTGATCGTCATCGAGGCGAGCGGACTGGCCGAACCCCAGGAGATCGTCCGCATGCTGCTGGCCAGCGACAACCCGCGCATCCTGTACGGGGGCCTCGTCGAGGTCGTCGACGCGGCGGAGTTCGACGGCACCCGTCAGCGGCATCCGGAGCTCGACCGCCATCTCGCCGTCGCCGACCTCGTCGTCCTGAACAAGACCGACCGGGTGGGGGAGGCCGAGCGGGAGCGGCTGCGGGCGACGGTCGCGGAGCTGAGCGGCCCCGCCGCCGTGATCTCCGCCGTGCACGGCCGGATCGACCCCGAGCTCCTCTTCGACCCGGCCCTGCGACCGGACCACGAGGACAAGGTCCGCCAGCTCACCTTCGAGGACCTGCTGCGGGAGGAGGCGGACGGGCACGAGGCGCACGACGATCACCTCCACGCCGCGTACGAGAGCGTCGACTTCACCTCGGACATCCCCATGGACCCGCGCCGCTTCATCGAGTTCCTCGACTCCCGGCCCGACGGGCTCTACCGGATCAAGGGGTTCGCGGACTTCGGCGCGGGGGACCGGGACCACACCTACGCGCTGCACGCGGTGGGCCGCTTCCTGCGCTTCGTGCCCCGCCCGTGGGCGCGCGGCGAGCAGCGGCTCACCCGACTCGTCATGATCGGCGCGGGCATCGACGCCAAAGCGCTGCTGGCCGGACTCACCGCCTGCCGCGCGGACGTGCCCGCCCTCGACGACTGCACCGATGCCGGTGCCGACGCCGCTGCCGTCGAACGCGGCATGTGGGGCGTGCTGCGGTACGTACAACAGGAGGCGGACCCCGTGGACGTACGGGAAGCGGCCGCGGAGGCGTAG